A region of Mauremys mutica isolate MM-2020 ecotype Southern chromosome 24, ASM2049712v1, whole genome shotgun sequence DNA encodes the following proteins:
- the ODF3L2 gene encoding outer dense fiber protein 3-like protein 2: MAEVGRRKTPAIAAHETGPGPGQYRLPPTVGFVKHDYTKLTSPAYSFHRRLNNGVYFKDSSPGPCYYVDPQLTRFGRSGGPSYSMLARSKTLAQPRTPGPARYSPEKAPPVTQRRPPSFTMGSRTKYRRVDPVPAPNSYALPSLLGSRVPSKPSSPSVTISGRNKHGGFSEDWSQTPGPGHYNRTDPNTYLHRAPAFSMRGRRSAPGAALRTPGPGTHSPEKVTAHKTRAPAYSLGVRHSEFVTPLIVDVSQ; the protein is encoded by the exons ATGGCAGAGGTGGGGCGGAGAAAGACACCTGCCATCGCTGCTCATGAGACCG gccccgggccgggacagtACCGTCTGCCGCCTACTGTCGGATTTGTCAAGCACGACTACACCAAGTTAACCAGCCCAGCTTATTCCTTTCACAGGAGACTCAACAATGGCG TGTACTTCAAAGATTCAAGCCCAGGTCCCTGCTATTACGTGGATCCGCAACTCACTCGCTTTGGCAGGAGTGGAGGCCCATCCTATTCCATGCTGGCGAGATCAAAGACCCTGG CGCAGCCACGGACCCCTGGGCCAGCCAGGTACAGTCCAGAGAAAGCCCCACCTGTCACCCAGCGCAGGCCGCCGTCTTTCACCATGGGATCTCGTACCAAGTACCGGCGGGTGGATCCCGTCCCTGCCCCGAACAGCTACGCTCTCCCCTCGCTGCTGGGCTCCCGGGTTCCCAGCAAACCGTCCAGCCCTAGTGTCACCATCTCAGGACGGAACAAACACGGTGGCTTTTCTGAGGACTGGTCCCAAACGCCCGGCCCCGGCCATTACAACAGGACAGATCCCAACACCTACTTGCACCGGGCACCTGCCTTCTCCATGCGGGGGCGACGCAGTGCGCCCGGGGCCGCCCTCCGGACACCGGGGCCTGGAACGCACAGCCCCGAAAAGGTGACCGCCCACAAGACAAGAGCCCCAGCCTACTCCCTGGGTGTCCGGCACTCCGAATTTGTCACTCCTCTCATTGTGGATGTTTCCCAGTGA